A single genomic interval of Lathyrus oleraceus cultivar Zhongwan6 chromosome 7, CAAS_Psat_ZW6_1.0, whole genome shotgun sequence harbors:
- the LOC127105528 gene encoding MACPF domain-containing protein At4g24290 — MNMSSKKKVLSVEDVIKSVGLGYDLTNDLKLKSCKYHSKLIAIDHHNLRTVQLPGRVSIPNVPKSINCDKGDRMRFSSDVLSFQQMSEKFNQEVSLSGKIPTGHFNSVFQFSGVWQRDAANTKSLAFDGVSITLYNIALDKAHVVLSDHVKQDVPSSWDPAALARFIEKYGTHAVVGVKIGGTDIIYAKQQYSSPLQPSDVQKKLKDLADEFFLRQAGQNNTTDGAFNKKEKFMKDNGLGFLDIQAQSYHESEVQDIKFMCKRKGGNGRNDLKHDEWCQTVLSQPDVISMSFVPITSLLGGINGSGYLTHAINLYLRYKPQIDELHQFLEFQLPRQWAPVFGELVLGPDRKSHSSSSLQFSFMGPKLYVNTTPVDVGMKPVTGLRLHLEGKKSNCLAIHLQHLSSLPKTFQLEGETNGNVSDTSSERKYYEKVQWKSFSHICTAPVESYDDNSVVTGAHFEVGEAGLKKVLFLRLHFCKVANASRVRNPEWDGSPGLTQKSGMISTFISTRFSGPQKLPPPQPSDVNVNSALYPGGPPVPAQSPKLLRFVDTTEMTRGPQDLPGYWVVSGARLFVEKGKISLKVKYSLLTAISPDEETGSY, encoded by the exons ATGAACATGTCAAGTAAGAAAAAGGTACTGTCTGTAGAAGATGTCATAAAGTCCGTTGGATTAGGTTACGATCTCACCAACGATCTCAAACTCAAATCATGCAAATATCACTCCAAATTGATTGCTATTGATCACCACAACCTTCGGACTGTCCAACTTCCCGGTCGCGTTTCGATTCCCAATGTCCCCAAATCCATCAATTGCGATAAAGGCGACCGTATGAGATTCTCTTCTGACGTTCTTTCTTTTCAGCAG ATGTCAGAGAAGTTCAACCAGGAGGTGTCGTTGTCGGGCAAGATTCCGACGGGCCATTTCAATTCGGTGTTTCAGTTTTCAGGTGTTTGGCAAAGAGATGCAGCCAATACCAAGAGTCTTGCATTTGATGGTGTCTCCATTACACTTTACAACATAGCACTTGATAAAGCACATGTGGTTCTGAGTGATCATGTCAAACAAGATGTTCCTTCGTCATGGGATCCCGCTGCATTGGCAAG GTTCATTGAGAAATATGGAACCCATGCTGTTGTCGGGGTGAAAATAGGGGGAACCGATATAATTTATGCTAAGCAACAGTATTCGTCTCCCCTACAACCTTCTGATGTACAGAAAAAATTGAAGGACTTGGCGGACGAATTCTTCCTGCGCCAGGCTGGACAAAATAACACTACCGATGGGGCATTTAATAAGAAAGAAAAG TTTATGAAGGACAACGGACTAGGATTCCTTGATATTCAAGCTCAGTCCTACCATGAATCAGAG GTTCAGGATATCAAGTTTATGTGCAAAAGGAAAGGTGGAAATGGGAGGAACGATTTAAAACATGATGAGTGGTGCCAAACCGTTTTGTCTCAACCTGACGTAATATCAATGTCATTCGTACCAATTACATCTCTACTTGGTGGAATAAACGGGAGCGGATATTTAACTCATGCCATAAATCTCTATTTAAGAT ATAAACCACAAATTGATGAACTGCATCAATTTTTGGAGTTCCAGCTTCCGAGGCAATGGGCCCCTGTATTTGGTGAGCTTGTCCTTGGTCCTGATAGAAAGTCGCATAGTTCTTCATCTTTACAGTTCAGTTTCATGGGTCCTAAGCTCTATGTGAACACAACACCG GTTGATGTAGGAATGAAGCCTGTGACAGGCCTTCGATTGCATTTGGAAGGAAAGAAAAGTAATTGTTTGGCAATCCATTTGCAGCACCTCTCCTCCCTCCCCAAGACATTCCAACTTGAGGGAGAGACTAATGGGAATGTATCCGACACCTCTTCAGAGCGTAAATATTACGAAAAGGTCCAGTGGAAGAGTTTCTCTCATATTTGCACGGCTCCTGTTGAATCCTACGATGACAATTCTGTTGTGACCGGTGCTCACTTCGAAGTGGGAGAAGCTGGTCTGAAGAAAGTTCTCTTCCTAAGGCTTCACTTCTGTAAAGTTGCCAACGCATCACGTGTGAGAAATCCTGAATGGGATGGTTCGCCTGGCTTGACTCAGAAATCCGGAATGATCTCAACTTTCATCAGCACTCGGTTTTCAGGTCCACAAAAACTGCCACCGCCACAGCCATCGGACGTAAATGTCAACTCTGCCTTATACCCCGGAGGTCCTCCCGTACCTGCTCAATCACCTAAACTTCTGAGGTTTGTTGACACAACAGAAATGACAAGAGGACCGCAAGATTTGCCTGGCTACTGGGTTGTGTCTGGGGCAAGGCTTTTTGTGGAGAAGGGCAAAATATCGCTTAAAGTAAAATATTCTCTTTTAACCGCGATTTCACCGGATGAAGAGACGGGAAGTTATTGA